From the Actinomadura luzonensis genome, the window TCACGTCCTGGAGCCTGCTCCCGCCGCGCGGGGCTGTCAACGGGGCCGAGGACATCCTTGCACCAGGCAATGGTCTGCTACCGTAGCCCTGGGTGAGCCGGGAAGCCTGGTCGGCATCGCTTCGTCGCGCCCCGCAGAGGATCACGACATGACACCCGAACCCGCCAGGGAGACGCCCGCCCGGGTGCGGCCGTGGTTGTGCGGCACGATCGTCGTCCTCGACCTGGCCGGGACCATGGCGGGGCCGGGCGCGACGCTGCTGCGGCAGGGGCTCGCGACGGCGCTGGCCCGCCGCGACCCCCCGTTCGTCGTCCTGGACGCCACCAGGGCCGGCGCGTTCGACGCCGACGGCCTGGTCCTCATCGCGAGCGCCGGCCGGCACGCCCGCGAGGCGGGCGGGCGGCTGCTGGTCACCGGCTGGCCGGAGTCGGCCGGGCCGCTGGACGGGGCCGAGATCCGGCCCACGCTGGAGGCGGCGCTGACCGAGCTGGCGCGCACGAAGCTCTAGCGATCCACCGCGTTCGTCCCCGATGACCTTATTGCATCGTGCAATGATGAAGGGTACGGCTGCCGCGCACCCGCGCGGCGGCCGGCCACGGCGAGAGACGGAGGAGCGTCATGACGCACCCGGACGCGGGCGAATACGGTTTCTCCTGGATCGTCACCCAGCAGGACGGCGTCGCCGTGCTGAGCGCGACAGGCGACCTGGACCTGGCCTCGGCCGCCGAGTTCCGCCGCGGCCTGTCGGAGGCCACGAGCGGCGGCCGGCCGCCGCTCGTGGTGGCCGACCTCGGCGGAGTCGAGTTCTGCGACTCCTCCGGGCTCAACGCGCTGATCCAGGCCGCGAACGCGGTGGAGGCCGCGGGCGGGCGGCTGGTGCTCAGCGGGCTGCGGCCCCGGGTGGCCCGGCTGCTGCGCGTGACGGGGCTGGACCGGCGCTTCCACGCGGCCGACGACGTCGCGGCGGCCGCGTCCGTGGCGACCGGCTCGGGCGAGGCCAGGACGTCCTGCGCCTGACCCCGCCCCGA encodes:
- a CDS encoding STAS domain-containing protein, yielding MTPEPARETPARVRPWLCGTIVVLDLAGTMAGPGATLLRQGLATALARRDPPFVVLDATRAGAFDADGLVLIASAGRHAREAGGRLLVTGWPESAGPLDGAEIRPTLEAALTELARTKL
- a CDS encoding STAS domain-containing protein translates to MTHPDAGEYGFSWIVTQQDGVAVLSATGDLDLASAAEFRRGLSEATSGGRPPLVVADLGGVEFCDSSGLNALIQAANAVEAAGGRLVLSGLRPRVARLLRVTGLDRRFHAADDVAAAASVATGSGEARTSCA